The Syntrophorhabdus sp. genome window below encodes:
- the rdgB gene encoding RdgB/HAM1 family non-canonical purine NTP pyrophosphatase, with the protein MTDVVIATTNRGKFGEIRRLISAQFDNIHSLLDFDETVIVDEDSPHYAENAMKKARKVGNHFGMPALADDSGLEVAALGGRPGIHSSRYGTNDEERIQRLLGELEGVPWEERKATFKAYVALYLPQKDRCYLFYGELKGYIGFEEHGSGGFGYDPVFYSPELGRYLAELSTEEKNALSHRGRAIAALKRFIGNK; encoded by the coding sequence ATGACGGACGTCGTCATAGCCACCACGAACAGGGGCAAGTTCGGAGAGATCCGGCGCCTCATATCGGCACAATTCGACAACATCCACTCCCTCCTCGATTTTGATGAAACCGTGATCGTCGACGAAGACAGCCCCCATTATGCCGAGAACGCCATGAAAAAGGCGAGGAAGGTGGGGAACCATTTCGGTATGCCCGCCCTCGCCGACGACTCGGGGCTCGAGGTGGCCGCACTCGGCGGGAGGCCGGGAATCCATTCCTCCCGGTACGGGACTAACGACGAGGAACGCATACAGCGCCTCCTCGGCGAGCTTGAGGGCGTCCCCTGGGAAGAGCGCAAGGCAACCTTCAAGGCCTACGTGGCCCTCTACCTGCCGCAAAAAGACCGCTGCTACCTTTTCTATGGCGAACTCAAAGGATACATCGGCTTCGAGGAGCACGGCTCCGGCGGTTTCGGGTACGACCCCGTCTTCTACTCCCCGGAACTGGGCAGATATCTCGCCGAACTCTCCACGGAAGAAAAGAACGCCTTAAGCCACCGGGGAAGGGCAATAGCGGCACTGAAAAGATTCATAGGGAACAAGTGA
- the tatA gene encoding twin-arginine translocase TatA/TatE family subunit encodes MFGLGMPELIIILVIVILIFGAGRISEIGGAIGKGIKGFKKSVNEPESIDVTPDQKDKQEKDKDPQKPNEPK; translated from the coding sequence ATGTTTGGCCTCGGAATGCCGGAACTGATCATCATACTTGTCATCGTGATACTCATTTTCGGCGCCGGCAGGATCTCGGAGATAGGCGGGGCGATAGGGAAAGGGATCAAGGGCTTCAAGAAATCCGTCAACGAGCCCGAGTCCATCGATGTCACGCCGGATCAGAAGGATAAGCAGGAAAAGGACAAGGACCCCCAGAAACCGAACGAACCGAAGTAG
- the ftsY gene encoding signal recognition particle-docking protein FtsY has protein sequence MGFFEKIKNGLTKTRDQFKTKIEWMVAGKPIEEDAFDEIEEALILADAGLETTELLVDALKDKWKRGSIRTTEDIRTSMKEEVEKLLTPIEAPLTANGTKPFVILALGVNGVGKTTTIAKMAGIYLKDGRRVLLGACDTFRAAAIEQLDVWAKRLNVEMVRHADGSDPAAVAFDAVKAAKSRAADIVILDTAGRLHTKANLIEEMKKIHRVIAKEVPGAPHEVLLVVDATNGQNAIAQAKTFNETVGVTGIVITKLDGTAKGGFILPIAHLLKIPVRYVGVGEQLDDLIPFNAKEFAEAMFE, from the coding sequence ATGGGTTTTTTCGAAAAGATAAAGAACGGCCTGACGAAGACCCGTGACCAGTTCAAGACAAAGATCGAATGGATGGTCGCGGGAAAACCGATCGAAGAGGATGCCTTCGACGAGATAGAAGAAGCGTTGATACTGGCCGACGCCGGCCTCGAGACGACGGAGCTCCTCGTGGATGCTCTCAAGGACAAATGGAAGCGCGGGTCCATCCGCACCACCGAGGACATACGGACCTCCATGAAGGAGGAGGTGGAAAAGCTCCTTACCCCCATCGAGGCCCCGCTCACAGCGAACGGCACCAAGCCCTTCGTCATTCTCGCCCTCGGGGTCAACGGCGTCGGCAAGACCACGACCATCGCAAAAATGGCCGGCATCTACCTTAAGGACGGCAGGAGGGTCCTCCTCGGAGCCTGCGATACCTTTCGGGCGGCAGCCATTGAGCAGCTCGACGTCTGGGCGAAACGGCTCAACGTGGAAATGGTACGGCATGCCGACGGTTCCGACCCGGCGGCGGTCGCCTTCGACGCGGTCAAGGCGGCCAAGTCCCGTGCCGCGGACATCGTCATCCTCGACACGGCCGGCCGGCTCCACACCAAGGCAAACCTGATCGAGGAGATGAAGAAGATACACCGCGTCATAGCGAAAGAGGTCCCGGGCGCGCCCCACGAGGTGCTCCTCGTCGTGGACGCGACGAACGGCCAGAACGCCATCGCTCAGGCCAAAACGTTCAACGAAACTGTCGGTGTCACGGGCATCGTCATCACAAAGCTCGACGGAACGGCAAAGGGCGGCTTCATCCTCCCCATAGCCCACCTCCTGAAGATACCCGTGAGGTACGTGGGAGTGGGCGAGCAGCTCGACGACCTCATCCCCTTCAACGCGAAGGAATTCGCGGAAGCGATGTTCGAATAG
- a CDS encoding threonylcarbamoyl-AMP synthase, whose product MDILNGKERTSILKAVEALEAGDIVAFPTETVYGLGAVAENPYAVAKIFEVKKRPHFDPLIVHLDGPARLKEYVTDVPGEARRLMKVFWPGPLTMILRKMPSIPDIVTAGLPTVGVRVPSHPVALELIGTLKKPIAAPSANPFGYMSPTRVRHVTRSFADRVPIVLDGGNSSYGIESTIVSFRQGGVFVHRHGAISVEELSEHVRIIEEERTGGICESPGELPYHYAPMKPLRLVTGPSDARHEASSYLAFRQPMEEVRSRYVRVLSPSGDLREAASNFFSALIDLDRDDVDVIYAERLPEKGIGRAVMERLRKAARRHPPSGCPQLVE is encoded by the coding sequence ATGGACATCCTGAACGGCAAGGAGAGAACATCGATCTTAAAGGCGGTGGAGGCCCTCGAGGCAGGCGACATCGTCGCCTTCCCCACGGAGACGGTGTACGGGCTTGGAGCCGTTGCCGAGAACCCCTACGCCGTGGCAAAGATCTTCGAGGTCAAGAAAAGGCCCCACTTCGACCCCCTCATCGTGCACCTTGACGGACCGGCGCGGCTGAAAGAGTATGTGACCGACGTGCCCGGCGAGGCGCGACGGCTCATGAAGGTGTTCTGGCCCGGTCCCCTCACCATGATCCTCAGGAAGATGCCCTCTATTCCCGACATCGTTACCGCCGGCCTTCCCACGGTGGGTGTGCGTGTTCCTTCCCACCCCGTCGCCCTGGAACTCATCGGCACGCTGAAAAAGCCCATCGCCGCACCGAGCGCGAATCCCTTCGGCTACATGAGTCCCACGCGGGTGCGGCATGTGACCAGGTCCTTCGCGGACCGCGTGCCCATCGTTCTTGACGGCGGAAACTCCTCCTACGGCATCGAGTCGACGATAGTGTCTTTCCGCCAGGGAGGGGTGTTCGTCCACCGCCATGGTGCCATAAGCGTCGAGGAACTCTCCGAGCACGTGAGGATAATCGAGGAAGAAAGGACGGGCGGCATCTGCGAGTCACCCGGCGAACTCCCTTACCATTATGCCCCCATGAAACCTCTCCGCCTCGTCACCGGCCCTTCCGACGCGCGGCACGAGGCATCGTCCTATCTCGCCTTCCGGCAACCGATGGAAGAGGTGAGGTCAAGGTATGTGAGGGTCCTCTCCCCATCAGGCGACCTCAGGGAGGCGGCCTCCAATTTCTTCTCCGCCCTCATCGATCTCGATCGTGACGACGTGGACGTCATCTATGCCGAAAGGCTGCCGGAAAAAGGCATAGGCCGGGCCGTCATGGAACGGCTCAGGAAAGCCGCCCGCAGACACCCCCCTTCAGGCTGTCCACAACTCGTTGAATAA
- a CDS encoding tetratricopeptide repeat protein translates to MRKTVHAGIGIILVACFVCSCTTYSIYSRNVVAGKNLVSEKKYDDAARYLAEAARYNVDGAAFTYLAVAAYHQGELDKALGYVKSAEKSPPDILTSLRMYGYKALILIGLKDPGAMKALKEYTDRYDAFYPLESINEIKAMWRTGTVDRPRLETVIEEQLTTHEEDLDLYIYNNVGFYARDNREGAY, encoded by the coding sequence ATGCGGAAAACCGTACACGCCGGAATCGGAATAATCCTCGTCGCCTGCTTCGTCTGTTCCTGCACGACCTACAGCATCTATTCACGAAACGTTGTGGCCGGAAAGAACCTCGTTTCGGAGAAGAAGTACGACGATGCCGCGAGGTACCTCGCGGAGGCTGCCCGGTACAACGTCGATGGCGCGGCGTTCACATACCTCGCCGTCGCGGCCTATCATCAGGGCGAACTGGACAAGGCCCTTGGCTACGTGAAGAGCGCGGAGAAGTCGCCCCCCGACATTCTCACGTCTCTCCGCATGTACGGCTACAAGGCGCTCATCCTGATCGGCCTCAAGGACCCGGGGGCCATGAAGGCGCTCAAGGAATACACAGACCGCTACGATGCTTTCTATCCCCTCGAATCCATCAACGAGATAAAGGCAATGTGGCGAACGGGCACTGTCGACAGACCCCGCCTGGAGACGGTCATCGAGGAGCAACTCACGACACATGAAGAGGACCTGGACCTCTATATATATAATAATGTAGGTTTCTATGCCCGGGACAACCGGGAAGGGGCGTACTAG